The following nucleotide sequence is from Solea senegalensis isolate Sse05_10M linkage group LG19, IFAPA_SoseM_1, whole genome shotgun sequence.
AGACCAATACCCACAAATTCAAGTACTCTTTgaagactttccaggaccagttcCCTCAAATTAAAGGACTCTTTGAaaactttccaggaccaattccctcaaattcaaggacttttccaACTCATCCAAATATGGCCTCTTCTGGTTTAAAAAACCAAGGTGGCGCTCTCACCCAGGTGATGCAGTGTGAACAGACCGCATCCCTGCCTGCATGGTTAACGAGCAGAGTGATGCATTTAGAGCAGGACACAGGCTCAGGGTCGACTCTCAAGACAACTTAATATTTAATCAGCCCGCCTCAACGGCAACCCTAAACCCCCACAATCCCCTCTGGTCGCTCAAAGGGGACGGAGGGGACAACACTTTATCTCTCAAATTGTCTCGCACTTTGACTGTGAGGGGGAATGAAGTGAGAGGGGTTTGACGGCGACGGCGGCGACCACGTGGAGCAGAAAACTcacatctttttgttttctttatgagGGATCTAAATAATAAAGTTTGAATTTCTTGTGCaaaattcaaacactttcaatgACCTCATGTCTCACGTTTCAAGCGAACCACACAGTGGAACATGAACCATTCCACTCCACGGCTACAGATAACAGCTGTTTCcagctgtttctgtttgtttctttgctcgTCGATAATTAGCTGCAAGGACACAGTTTGTGGTTTTTCAAGGTCTCTGCACCGAGGCCACAGCCAGAGCCTTTATGACTTGTGTGGTTTACTCCGTGGaccagggagggagggagggagggagggagagggggagagagagagagaaaaagagtcAAGCAGCATGATTACATAAGGTTGGATAACAGGCTCACTGTGGGAATACACACTCAGTAGACAGTGTTGATGGAGTCTTTCACAGTCCTGATGGGGTGTTGATTAGGATGTGCTCACACGAGGAGCAGATGCTGAAACCGTTTATAACGTGCGTTgtcttctctctttgtctctcctctGGTGATCCTTCTTACTCTGGACGTAGgattttaaagctgaaaaacgTCTCGGATTGAGGCCTGACAAGACAATTGTCCTCTGTATTGATTGCTCTGCTACTATTTAGGGCTTTTATACCGTTCTAGCACGACCGTTTTTGCTCTTCCATTAGAcaacaccccgcacaagacaatccagaacTCTTGTCATGTGttgttccacgctggtggaatgacccaCCGagtgctaccagaacaggggcatTCCAGGGGTCTTCAAGAAGCTTCAAGAAGCTTGagaacccagctcttccaagagcatcttctgtcctagcacttaccttaacccctcccctgcacttggatccacttccactctcaccctctatcagtccactgaTCCAAtcgagttctttccaagacttcttctatgtagcgtattcctcttttgtaagtcgcgtctgctaaatgcttaaatgttcCTTCTCtgacaaggttccaagcgagctgagcctgaaaacatgtgttaatctccaacatttagcaaaggaaatgtctaaaatgtcaatatataacagaggagtctggtggatttagtgacagcactgctgacagccggcgatcgtgagcccaaCCACGACCACGTTCTGTGGTATTTCAAAAACGCCATAAGAACCTGCACATTTGGGCGTGATTGTATTTTGGGACTGTAACTGTTTGGGTAAAATCTCTTAAAAAATCTTACACTTTGTTGATTTCGTCTCACGCGAACGCCGTCTCATCTCTCCTCACTCTTTGTCCTCCGCTGGTTTCCAGGTGCGGTGCGAGCCTCCAGCATCTTCCCCATCCTCAGTGTCATCCTGCTCTTCATGGGAGGATTGTGTATAGCTGCCAGTGAGTTCTACAAGTCACGCCACAACATCATCCTCAGTGCAGGGATCTTCTTTGTGTCTGCaggtgagacaaacacacacacacacacacacagcggcagGAACTCCAGGAAGTGTTAGAGTAGTGACGAAGGATAAGAGCATTAAATCCACCGATATAAGCATTGAAGTGTTGAGTTGACAAACTGCTGCTAATGTTGCAGAACACAAGACTTTTAATTTATCTGTGGTCTGGGATTagtgaggaagtgaggaaagaaGAAGTAAAGAAGTGGGGAAGAGAAGGATGTGAGGAAAGGAGAAGTAAAGAAGTGGGGAAGAGAAGGAAatgaggaagaaggaaagaagtGAGGAAGACAAGGAAATGAgtgaagaaagaggaaagaagtGAGGAAGACAAGGAAATGAgcgaaggaagaagaaaagaagtgaGGAAGATAAGGAAGTaaggaaaggaagaaggaaagaagtGAGGAAGcgaaggaagtgaggaaaagaagaaggaactaagtgaggaagagaagaaagtgaggaaagaagaaggaaaggaagtgaggaaacaaTATCTTGgaactcaaacaaacacaaacatcctgGAGTTCATCCTCGattataatttctttgtttttcatcgtGAACTCTCTACCCATAATCCATCTTTTCTGCAACTCTCAGGTCTGAGTAACATCATTGGGATCATCGTGTACATATCAGCCAATGCGGGGGACCCTTCAAAAAGTGACTCCAAGAAGAACAGCTACTCTTACGGATGGTCCTTCTACTTCGGCGCACTCTCCTTCATCATGGCTGAGATGGTGGGCGTCTTAGCTGTGCACATGTTCATCGACCGCCATCGGCAGCTGCGAATAGGTGCGCGCGCAGCCGACTACCTCCAAGGCTCGGCCATAACACGAATCCCCAGCTACCGCTACCGCTACAGGCGCCGCTCGCGCTCCTCTTCCCGCTCCACAGATCCGTCGCACTCCCGTGACACCTCACCTGTGGGCCTCAAGGGCTTCAGTGCGCTGCCGTCCACAGAGATCTCAATGTACACACTGCCGCGGGACACCCTCAAGTCCTCTGGCACACCCACCGCCACCTACAACTCTGAGAGGGACCACAACTTCCTGCAGGTCCACAACTGCATCCAGAAGGACCTGAAAGACTCGAGTCACACCAACACAGCGAATCGCCGAACCACGCCAGTATGAGGGAGTGGACACAGGTCAGGTCAGGCCGGCCGTGGCGGTGAGTGAAGACCAGGAGACATGGGAACCCCAGTGGGTGCGGTACACCCCACCCCCCCGGAGAAGATGGATTTCCATGTTTATAGAcattagttgtttttgttcaggtgCATGACGTTTTCCATTTCCACTGCTGAGGGAGTTCCAACAGGTCTGCGATGTTCCTGGAGTAAGAATGGGTCAGGTTGTACCAAAAGAGCTTGCTCTGTCGTATCTTTAGCGAAGAGTTTGTTTATGAAAGGGAAGCTGGGTGAGGGAAATAGGGAACAAGCCAAGTTCATGATCTCATTGCCACCCAGCCAGCCACTCCATGTGGGTCCCACAAGGGTTATATGTGGGCTGACAATTAGGCTCCCAAAAGGGGTTGGCCATGGTGGCCCTACCCACatttgcccacttcaagctTGGTAAACTTGGTAAGCTTTCTAGGCtacctgggtactaagtgggaTTGAAGTGGGCAAGTCATACAGGTCCCATGTGGTTTCAGTAAAATGGGCCCCAAATGGGAAGCCAATTTCGGCACAGGTGAAGCCAACATGGAAACCACGGACAAACACACTTGGCACCCGAATTGTCAGCCAGAACATAACCCTTATGGGGGGTGAGCGAATTAGGGAACGAGCCAAGTTCATGATCTCATCGCCACCCAGCCAGCCAGTCCATTGGGTCCCATAAGGGTAGTATTAGGGCTGGCAATTGGGGTCCCAAGAGGGATTATCCATGGTGGCCCTACCCAGGTTTTCTCACTTCAAGCTTGGTACACTTGGTAAACTTTCTAGGCTACCggggtactaagtgggcatgGGATTGAAGTGGGCAAGTCATGCAGGTTTCACATgatttctaaccctaacccacgtGGGAAGCCAATTTCGGCAAACACGGGTGGAGCCAACATGGACACGAAGGACCCACTTAGGACCCGTATTGTCAACCGATTATGGGGTCCACATGGACATTCTGGCTTGGTTTGGATGGAGCAACATGTCGACCTCTTCCTCAGCcagacttattttatttattaactcttttttttgtttttttgcattaaaactGTGAATTGTTACAGTTTGGGATTCAGTATGAATTAGCCCAATCTGTAATCTCTAACAAAGGTACTAAATATGTAttacttttataaataaattattatgttAATAATCAAGAGTTACAAGACTTTACcgaagcaaaaaaacaaacaaaaaacaagttataACTAAACCAAGTGCTGTTGATAAACACGAGAAAAGACTCTTTTAGTATCTGTTCATTTGAAGGTCGAGAACAAGTGAAGGCCTTTTTCCACCGGAGAACGAGGCAGACGGTAGAATAATATCTATTCTTTTAACAGAACCTTCTCGTCTTTTTCTCAGTCCCTGTTCGCTTTCTTTTTCCCTGGGGTTCCAGGAGGGGTCGTAGCCAACAACCAAAGGGGTCAAAGTTCACAAAGTGGAGACTCCACACACGACTTCTGCAgaattcaaaaaaaagaaaaaaagaaaggagcaGAGGTGGAGGTAAAGAAGAGGACgccaaacacaaaaacaagattgTACGAGAGAAGCTTTGTGACTCACAAGTTCAGAAATTAAATGCATGCTATGAAATTACAGCAAATTAAGGGGGAAAGCAAAAAAATGCTAAAAGTattaatgttttcatgtgtactttcatttttttaactatttatttaggtcattttattgcttttgtGAATCAAACCAATCAACAtcgaacaaaaaaagaaaaactgcttttttaaaaatagtttggATTGATTTCGTCATggaaaatatttataaataacatgtatttttttgtgtgtttttatttttaaaactcacTCAGCCTtagtcatttcttttatttatttttttttttttgtttgttttttttgttttttaaatgtgctgttcgttttgaaaaatgaaaactttaaaaGGTGCCAAAACCGAATGATCCTATACTTGGATGCATCAAGTCCTGATAAATAAAATACGAACCCTAGGGGGAGCAAATCACCACGTTTCACTGCGTGTCTCTCACACACCTTTTATCCCACAACgctggctttttttgtttgtttgtttttgttggtacgtttttttccacacagtaaCGATGAGATTACAAAGTAATTTAGCGTCAGTCCCACACGGCGATGGAAATCACGCCATTGCCAATCCTGTGAAGACCGAAGACGGTATGTAAGAAACGGACCTCCTGGTTTGCAAAATGCGAACATGCGACAAATCGTGACTCTCGAGGCATGAAGATTGTTCATCATGACCTGTGGTTCCTTCAGTCGCTCAAGctgaacacaaagaaaaatgtcccCCAAAATGGAAGATGCCTGTAAGACTGGAATTTCTTTCCagaagagagaaggaaacaCAGGTTTGCAATAACAGCACCAGCTTGAGTGAGGAGGACGTTCAGCACCTTTCTACACCACTGCACtgaaacctgtttgtgtgtgtgtgtgtgtgtgaatgaatggaacaacaggaaagtgacgtttgtaaaccgctcactctcccacaccaaagctcatagagaaaatcagtgatttgaacatcacacacacaggagttgatccactgctgcctccatcactaagttcaaatgtgttattttaatgatttcagtGTATCAGATCCTTCATTCAGactgacatcagtgacacaaagtgaccacacgaggcagcagtagaccagcagctcctgtgtccccgcgagctaagatcacagattttctctctggactttggtgtgggagagtgagtgagtttactGTCAGAAAATTGGCAAAATAAAGCGACAAACATGACACAGTCTTTCTCTCGTTCGTGCCAGAGATGACTCACAACTTAATCGAGAATACAATATTGTCGTAAATGATGTGGTTTCGTGAGATTAAGTTGTCAGTCTTGTTTTCAAATGACGAAACAGCTTCACTGAGGTTTATTAAGCTTTCCATCCTCACAAATcacataataatgatgtttaaaTCACAGCCTGTGAATTACagtgtaataattattatttagtgTACAGCCTGTGGGtgtcaataaaacacacagtgggCACAGAAGAAGTGGATTTTATAGAAGTAAATAATTGTAGATGTGGAGAAGTAGCAGGACaatcctctgtctctctctctctctctgtctctctctctctgtctgagcGTGACAGGCTGTGTCGTTACATCATCTCATATCAAACTGACCAATGACCTTTCTGACTTTACTGTTCTGGGGCAGTGAGACCCTCAGGTCTATGATTAATTAAGaatatgtttcatgtttttatctcactgttagactgtgtgtgcgtgtgtgtggactgactcagcattcccacataataaacaaaacagggaCACTATTGCTGCATTccagaggtcagagttcagaggtcagaagTGGGAGTGAATCCTCAGAGTCGATCGAAACTAAACTTTGTATCTTGGGTTTTGCCAagtgtgaggacagaggacagtggACGGTTCAAAAGACATGAAAAGATGAAGAGCAGAGGAACCAAAGTGGTGCTCTGTctctgccctctggtggtgagaAGAAACGATGGGCAGAagggacagaagaggaggaggaggaggagctcagAGGACGCCGTGTCCACAAACGGGTCTGGAATACTGATGTCACGGTGCAGAGGTGCAGCAGGAGCTGCAGTCTGACAGAGTCCAGACTAACTCactgcccccacacacacacacacacacacacacacacacagtcttaacCATCACTACTACTAACCTTagcccttaacctaaccatacaccacatcttcaccttaaaatgtaagaATTTAGGTCTTTAAGGACATGCATTTGTCCCCATAAGAAGAcatgtccccataatgtgactgtataaacagatttaggcccccacaacattagtaatacctgaaacacacacgtacaacatCCTTAGCAGGGACTTGCatcctaatcctaaaaccaggtctttaaCCCATAATCAGCCATTTTAAGTTGTGATGGGACATGAGGACAAAGCTCAAATGTCCTCATTATCACGTGTCAAACTATCAAtcaaattaaactaaactgGGACTGCAAGCAGTCCCAACACAAGTctgggagtgcagcagttccccaACCTCaatgtctctctcactcagtcagACTTTTATTCAATCTATcgtttttgttcatcttggtctaggacatcttcccaccaagtttcgggataTTCGATGGAACTCAATGTCTAAGTCATAGGGCACTTCCGGTTCTGGTGAATGGTCAAAATTTACCAAAACGCATAAGGTTGCTGTGGCGACTTTTTAGAATCCATAAAACCATTCAACAACTTTTCACCTTTACTGTGTCTAGCACACGTTGCCAGGTTTACTCATTTACATGAGGCACAAATCACCAAAACAGACTTCc
It contains:
- the cacng2a gene encoding calcium channel, voltage-dependent, gamma subunit 2a; this translates as MECGNMGLFDRGMQMLLTTVGAFAAFSLMTIAVGTDYWLYSRGVCKSKSMSENETSKKNEEVMTHSGLWRTCCLEGNFKGMCKQIDHFPEDTDHAADPSEYFLRAVRASSIFPILSVILLFMGGLCIAASEFYKSRHNIILSAGIFFVSAGLSNIIGIIVYISANAGDPSKSDSKKNSYSYGWSFYFGALSFIMAEMVGVLAVHMFIDRHRQLRIGARAADYLQGSAITRIPSYRYRYRRRSRSSSRSTDPSHSRDTSPVGLKGFSALPSTEISMYTLPRDTLKSSGTPTATYNSERDHNFLQVHNCIQKDLKDSSHTNTANRRTTPV